A section of the Anabaena cylindrica PCC 7122 genome encodes:
- a CDS encoding M61 family metallopeptidase: protein MTEAIAVRFNTPVQGVYPLIHYWVAMPQPENHLFEVTLHFVGYPLPILDLKMPVWTPGSYLVREYAKNLQDFAAFSEEEKPLPWRKISKNHWQVEKGDAAKVILRYRVFANELSVRTNHLDATHGYFNSAALFLRIPGWQEQPIHITIVPPHPEWQVTTGLPKVADQNNTFLAADFDTLVDSPFEIGNHQIFDFEVLGKSHELAIWGQGNYQVQQMLTDFKKIIEVEAEIFGGLPYERYIFILHLFNQAYGGLEHKNSCSLIYHRFGFRNQDKYERFIQLVAHEFFHLWNVKRIRPKALEVFDYDQENYTSSLWFCEGTTSYYDLLIPLRAGIYNATSYLNHLSQEITKYNNIPGRKVQPLSESSFDTWIKLYRPDANSCNSQISYYLKGEMVSLLLDLLIRCRHRNQLSLDNVMLKMWQQFGQAEVGYTSGQLKEIMASVAGIDLSDFFNKYIHGLDDLPFNQYLEPFGIQLLEEKDEEPFLGVKTKTEYGREIVKFVEIGSPANIAGIDPGDELLAIDGIKVGTNLLSERLKDYLPNDTIEITVFHQDELRQYCVSLAIQQPAKYHLKSVDHPSPTQQDNFAGWLGVSLKTIQ, encoded by the coding sequence ATGACTGAAGCAATAGCTGTTCGTTTTAACACTCCAGTTCAAGGAGTGTATCCACTAATTCATTATTGGGTAGCAATGCCTCAACCAGAAAATCATCTGTTTGAGGTAACTCTACATTTTGTAGGTTATCCATTGCCGATTCTTGATCTGAAAATGCCAGTTTGGACACCTGGTTCTTACTTAGTGCGAGAATATGCTAAAAATTTACAAGATTTTGCGGCATTTTCAGAGGAAGAAAAACCTTTACCTTGGCGGAAAATCAGTAAAAATCATTGGCAGGTAGAGAAAGGTGATGCGGCTAAAGTCATCTTGCGCTACCGAGTTTTTGCTAATGAACTATCGGTACGCACAAATCATTTGGATGCTACCCACGGTTATTTTAATAGTGCGGCGCTATTTTTGAGAATCCCTGGTTGGCAAGAGCAACCAATTCACATTACTATTGTACCACCGCACCCAGAGTGGCAGGTGACGACAGGTTTGCCGAAAGTTGCTGATCAAAACAATACTTTCTTAGCTGCGGATTTTGATACTCTTGTCGATAGTCCTTTTGAAATTGGTAATCATCAAATTTTTGACTTTGAAGTATTAGGCAAATCTCATGAATTGGCAATTTGGGGACAGGGTAACTATCAAGTGCAACAGATGCTTACTGACTTCAAAAAAATTATAGAAGTCGAAGCCGAAATATTTGGTGGTTTGCCCTATGAAAGATATATATTCATACTACATTTATTTAACCAAGCCTATGGCGGATTAGAGCATAAAAATTCTTGCTCGTTAATTTATCACCGTTTTGGTTTTCGCAATCAAGATAAATATGAGCGCTTTATTCAATTAGTAGCACATGAGTTTTTTCACTTGTGGAATGTGAAAAGAATTCGCCCAAAAGCCTTAGAGGTGTTTGATTATGACCAAGAAAACTATACATCATCTCTTTGGTTTTGCGAAGGAACAACCAGTTACTATGATTTGCTAATTCCTCTGCGGGCAGGAATTTATAATGCTACATCGTATTTGAACCATTTAAGTCAGGAAATTACCAAGTATAACAATATTCCCGGACGTAAGGTACAACCTCTTTCTGAGTCAAGTTTTGATACTTGGATTAAACTTTATCGTCCTGATGCTAATAGTTGTAATTCACAAATCTCTTACTATTTAAAAGGGGAAATGGTATCACTATTACTTGACTTATTAATTCGTTGTCGCCATAGAAATCAGCTTTCTTTGGATAACGTCATGCTGAAAATGTGGCAACAATTTGGACAAGCAGAAGTAGGCTATACGTCAGGGCAGTTAAAGGAAATAATGGCATCTGTAGCAGGAATAGATTTATCTGATTTCTTTAACAAGTATATTCATGGTCTAGATGATTTACCATTTAATCAATATTTAGAACCTTTTGGTATACAACTGTTAGAGGAAAAGGATGAAGAACCTTTCTTGGGTGTGAAAACAAAAACTGAATATGGAAGGGAAATAGTTAAATTTGTTGAAATAGGTTCACCTGCAAATATAGCAGGAATTGACCCAGGTGATGAATTATTAGCAATTGACGGGATTAAGGTAGGAACAAATCTGTTAAGCGAACGTTTAAAAGATTATTTACCTAATGATACTATCGAAATTACAGTTTTTCACCAAGACGAATTACGTCAATATTGTGTATCTCTTGCAATACAACAACCGGCTAAATATCATCTCAAATCAGTTGATCATCCTTCTCCCACTCAGCAAGATAATTTTGCAGGTTGGTTGGGTGTATCGTTAAAAACTATTCAGTAA
- a CDS encoding HetZ-related protein 2 yields MGVVMQTLKQSFEERNLTMENDAANLAQYWQKRLAAECPEQSEVARESIMFWLLGVDLKRFDLLNPKELEIAKQAMEYRWRILQQRYLGVGRERAYRNLLSRLGSVMTLRNKIQTWVALSRDRQRSVMDVLQEVLQELLQSDSYMQQQMSSIAEISADRRLQDTLLFASIEEYCLRPVRNQPLLVYRFVNYLRRIQRGGLTQVPVSDLIRLVSDEVLTEDTDNPLNLVDSQAIAQYQETQKVEEQQSLRQAVHQEFEQYLLQNLGQPAVDWLQLYLQGKSQEEIAKKLNKPIKEVYRLREKISYHAVRVFAIKGKPELVDNWLSTSLQENNLGLTQRQWQQLDETLTPLGRNILQLRRAGNSMEAIAQSLQLKTHQVIGEWTKVYLAAQTLRTQD; encoded by the coding sequence ATGGGGGTTGTGATGCAAACTTTAAAACAGAGTTTCGAGGAGCGCAATCTCACTATGGAAAACGATGCGGCAAACCTGGCGCAATATTGGCAAAAGCGACTCGCTGCTGAATGTCCAGAACAAAGTGAGGTTGCTAGAGAAAGTATTATGTTTTGGCTTTTGGGGGTAGATTTAAAACGATTTGATCTACTCAACCCCAAAGAATTGGAAATTGCCAAGCAAGCAATGGAGTACCGCTGGCGGATTTTACAGCAGCGTTATTTGGGAGTAGGGCGAGAACGTGCTTATCGTAACTTGCTCAGTCGCTTGGGTAGTGTGATGACGCTGAGAAATAAAATTCAAACTTGGGTAGCTCTGAGTCGCGATCGCCAGCGCAGTGTCATGGATGTATTACAAGAAGTACTCCAAGAACTACTCCAAAGTGACTCATATATGCAGCAGCAAATGTCTTCAATTGCTGAAATCAGTGCCGACAGAAGATTGCAGGATACTTTACTATTTGCCAGTATAGAGGAATATTGTTTGCGTCCAGTCCGCAACCAACCCTTATTAGTGTATCGCTTTGTTAACTATCTGCGCCGGATTCAACGGGGGGGCTTAACTCAAGTTCCAGTCAGTGACTTAATTAGACTAGTTTCCGACGAAGTTTTGACTGAAGATACTGACAATCCACTCAACTTAGTCGATAGTCAAGCGATCGCTCAATATCAAGAAACACAAAAAGTAGAAGAACAACAATCACTACGTCAAGCCGTACATCAAGAATTTGAGCAATATTTACTGCAAAATTTAGGGCAACCGGCAGTAGACTGGCTGCAATTATATCTCCAAGGTAAATCTCAAGAAGAGATCGCCAAAAAACTCAATAAGCCTATCAAGGAAGTATATCGACTGCGCGAAAAAATTAGCTACCATGCTGTCCGCGTTTTTGCTATCAAAGGTAAACCAGAACTCGTAGATAACTGGCTTTCAACTTCCTTGCAGGAAAATAACTTGGGGCTAACACAACGCCAATGGCAGCAGCTTGACGAAACATTAACTCCTCTGGGCAGGAACATTCTTCAGCTACGGAGAGCAGGTAACTCTATGGAAGCTATAGCCCAAAGCTTACAACTCAAAACCCATCAAGTAATAGGCGAATGGACTAAAGTATATCTTGCTGCCCAAACCTTGAGAACTCAAGATTAA
- a CDS encoding carbon dioxide-concentrating mechanism protein CcmK, giving the protein MPMAVGVIETLGFPAVLASADAMVKSAAVTIVYYGIAESGRLLVAVRGHVAEVRTAVEAGITAGEEVYGGQVITHYIVPNPPENVETILPIHFTSKSEPFRMF; this is encoded by the coding sequence ATGCCAATGGCGGTTGGCGTAATTGAAACTTTAGGTTTTCCGGCAGTATTGGCATCAGCAGATGCAATGGTAAAATCTGCCGCTGTCACCATTGTATATTATGGTATAGCCGAAAGCGGTCGCTTATTAGTGGCTGTGAGGGGACACGTTGCGGAAGTCAGAACAGCAGTTGAAGCAGGAATCACCGCCGGAGAAGAAGTTTATGGTGGGCAAGTAATTACCCATTATATAGTTCCCAATCCCCCGGAAAATGTGGAAACCATTCTACCCATCCACTTCACTTCAAAATCTGAACCTTTTCGGATGTTCTGA
- a CDS encoding alpha/beta fold hydrolase: MFPSFLPAAVGQLSEPTSIALAKNIQSQAIIATSVDNESIATTYIQQGSGGIPILLIHGFDSSILEFRRLLPLLAEENETWAVDLLGFGFTDRLAGIDYSPIAIKTHLYSFWKTLINQPVILVGASMGGAAAIDFTLTYPEVVQKLVLIDSAGLKGGSALSKLMFAPLYSLAAEFLRNPKVRDRICRTAYNNPSLISADALCCGDLHLKMPNWNQALIAFTKSGGYTAFKLQQLAQIGQPTLILWGDNDKILGTGDAKKFQKAIPESQLIWIQDCGHIPHLEKPQITAQHILEFRG, encoded by the coding sequence ATGTTTCCAAGTTTTTTACCTGCCGCAGTTGGGCAACTAAGTGAACCTACTTCTATCGCTTTGGCTAAAAATATCCAAAGTCAAGCGATAATCGCTACCTCCGTAGATAATGAATCAATCGCTACTACTTATATACAGCAAGGTAGTGGTGGTATACCAATCCTATTAATTCACGGTTTTGATAGTTCTATTCTAGAATTTCGGCGGCTGTTACCTTTGTTAGCTGAAGAGAATGAAACTTGGGCGGTGGATTTATTGGGTTTTGGCTTTACAGATAGACTTGCGGGGATTGATTACAGCCCCATAGCCATTAAAACTCATCTTTATTCTTTCTGGAAAACCCTGATTAACCAACCTGTAATTCTGGTGGGTGCTTCGATGGGTGGTGCAGCGGCAATTGATTTTACCCTGACTTACCCTGAAGTGGTGCAGAAGTTGGTGTTGATAGATAGTGCAGGGTTGAAAGGCGGTTCAGCTTTAAGTAAATTGATGTTTGCGCCGTTGTATTCTTTAGCAGCTGAGTTTTTGCGAAATCCCAAAGTGCGCGATCGCATTTGTCGTACTGCTTACAATAATCCTAGTCTAATTTCTGCGGATGCTTTATGTTGTGGAGATTTGCATCTAAAAATGCCTAATTGGAATCAGGCGTTGATTGCTTTTACTAAAAGTGGCGGTTATACTGCTTTTAAACTTCAGCAACTTGCACAAATTGGGCAACCAACGCTAATTTTATGGGGCGATAACGATAAAATTTTGGGAACTGGGGATGCGAAAAAGTTTCAAAAAGCAATTCCCGAAAGTCAACTCATTTGGATTCAAGATTGTGGACATATCCCCCACTTAGAAAAACCACAAATTACCGCCCAACACATTTTAGAATTTCGCGGTTAA
- a CDS encoding Crp/Fnr family transcriptional regulator, with amino-acid sequence MQIEVFSDLFPLLSTANPQTLEWLLNIAVEHEYPSGRAVLMEDAWGNAVYFLVSGWVKVRRTNGDDSVTIAILGRGDFFGEMAVLDESPRSTDVIALSSVNLLTVSRERFIQILFKDPQLHHRMLQLMVRRVRQINIRLQMRSSPPAVKLAHTLVGLSDNYGKKSGQGQEIFYIPFKDLAEVTEITIDETTKIMEKLHEKGWIKIDPPNNSIDIINVKQLVNLANKF; translated from the coding sequence ATGCAAATAGAGGTTTTTAGTGATCTTTTTCCCTTGTTGAGTACAGCCAACCCACAAACTTTGGAATGGTTACTCAACATAGCCGTTGAACACGAATACCCATCTGGACGAGCAGTTTTGATGGAAGATGCCTGGGGTAATGCAGTTTACTTCTTGGTTTCTGGCTGGGTTAAAGTTCGACGCACCAATGGTGATGATTCTGTGACAATAGCGATTTTAGGCCGGGGCGATTTTTTTGGAGAAATGGCGGTTTTAGATGAATCACCACGCTCAACAGATGTCATTGCCCTTTCATCGGTAAACTTATTAACTGTCTCTAGAGAACGTTTTATCCAAATATTGTTCAAAGATCCGCAGTTACATCATCGGATGCTGCAACTAATGGTGCGACGAGTGCGGCAAATTAATATCCGTTTGCAAATGCGGTCTTCACCACCAGCAGTCAAACTCGCCCACACTCTAGTTGGCTTGAGTGATAACTATGGTAAAAAGTCAGGCCAAGGACAGGAAATTTTTTACATTCCTTTTAAAGATTTGGCAGAAGTGACCGAAATTACCATTGATGAAACTACCAAAATTATGGAAAAACTTCATGAAAAAGGATGGATTAAAATTGATCCCCCTAATAACTCCATAGATATCATTAATGTTAAGCAACTAGTGAATTTGGCTAATAAATTCTAG
- a CDS encoding carbon dioxide-concentrating mechanism protein CcmK, giving the protein MSLQAVGALETKGFPAVLAAADAMVKAGRVTLVGYIRVGSARFTVNIRGDVSEVKAAMAAGVEAAENVYGGTLESWVIIARPHENVEAVLPIAYTADVQQYRESVENPIVRSSNAI; this is encoded by the coding sequence ATGTCACTACAGGCAGTTGGCGCACTTGAAACTAAAGGTTTTCCGGCAGTACTTGCAGCCGCAGATGCAATGGTAAAAGCTGGAAGAGTCACTCTAGTTGGTTATATCAGAGTTGGTAGCGCCCGCTTTACAGTTAATATTCGTGGCGACGTTTCAGAAGTTAAGGCAGCTATGGCTGCTGGTGTAGAAGCAGCAGAAAACGTTTATGGTGGTACTCTCGAATCTTGGGTAATTATTGCCCGTCCCCATGAAAACGTCGAAGCTGTTCTCCCTATCGCCTACACAGCAGATGTTCAACAGTATCGGGAATCAGTAGAAAATCCCATCGTCAGATCATCCAACGCCATATAA